A DNA window from Flavisolibacter ginsenosidimutans contains the following coding sequences:
- a CDS encoding RibD family protein, giving the protein MKPYVICHMLGSVDGKIKQNIWGLKDAAKYFEEPAAKIKADAWLVGRVTMQEFSSKKPLPKTTARLRIPKEDFVAEKKSKTFAVVIDPSGKCTWDTNMVSTEQVIEVLTEKVSSAYLAHLKDKNVSYIFGGEKELDLKLVLEKLNKLFGIKTVRIDGGGHVNGSFLKAGLIDEFSLVLAPVADGTTGQPTVFEVGEGFGKRKATRFRLKSVKRIYEDFLWIRYEVVKPKRAGRK; this is encoded by the coding sequence ATGAAACCTTACGTTATTTGTCACATGCTCGGGTCGGTAGACGGAAAGATCAAGCAAAACATCTGGGGCCTAAAAGACGCAGCCAAATATTTTGAAGAGCCGGCGGCCAAAATCAAGGCCGACGCCTGGCTGGTGGGACGGGTGACGATGCAGGAATTTTCCAGCAAAAAGCCTTTGCCAAAAACGACGGCTCGCCTTCGTATCCCGAAAGAGGATTTCGTGGCCGAGAAGAAGTCGAAAACCTTTGCCGTCGTTATTGACCCTTCCGGCAAATGCACTTGGGATACGAACATGGTATCGACAGAACAAGTAATTGAGGTGCTCACAGAAAAAGTTTCGTCCGCTTACCTGGCGCACCTAAAGGACAAAAACGTTTCCTACATTTTTGGCGGCGAAAAAGAACTGGACCTGAAGCTGGTGCTGGAAAAGCTCAACAAACTTTTTGGTATTAAAACCGTTCGCATTGACGGCGGCGGGCACGTGAACGGTTCCTTTCTGAAAGCGGGACTGATTGACGAATTCAGCCTGGTGCTGGCGCCGGTGGCAGACGGAACCACCGGGCAACCGACGGTATTTGAAGTTGGTGAAGGCTTTGGCAAGCGAAAGGCCACCCGCTTTCGCTTAAAATCGGTCAAACGGATTTACGAGGACTTTTTGTGGATACGCTACGAAGTGGTAAAGCCCAAAAGAGCCGGCCGAAAGTAA
- a CDS encoding phosphodiester glycosidase family protein produces the protein MGNRNLFSAHGNTERQKKVPVLAGGATGKGNRDADWTAGNKAGAKIVTETGKEVKESPVLSWRKQEEVRELSTLPPLFVLTKTYFQGMQTNGAKWLTFLLLAAAVNAAAQTDSLAFAQARWTVQPLAKGIEWKTVYFEKGSLFGAAENINLIEISPKQKGYKLHVVHSDSLEPTSVLAMRSRALAAVNGSFFKMRGLDPDESKKVAGKAPLERSLLGYNRSVVYLREGDSVIAENKEKDNARKRHNQGSVVIRKRAVSLVKDSADINWEHQLRGEDVMSTGPVLIVNGQDQLLTKDAFTTDRHPRTAIGKRRDGTLVLLVVDGRAAESAGASLPELQAVFRWLRCTEAINLDGGGSTTMYIKGQPFNGVVNYPTDNKKWDHEGEREVANALVIVAR, from the coding sequence TTGGGAAACCGGAACCTTTTTTCGGCTCACGGGAATACGGAACGGCAAAAAAAGGTTCCGGTTTTGGCCGGCGGCGCTACCGGAAAGGGAAACCGTGATGCCGATTGGACCGCCGGCAACAAAGCCGGAGCAAAAATTGTGACCGAAACAGGAAAAGAAGTGAAGGAAAGCCCTGTTCTTTCGTGGCGAAAGCAGGAAGAGGTGAGAGAATTAAGCACGCTGCCTCCTCTATTTGTGCTGACGAAAACCTATTTTCAGGGCATGCAAACAAACGGTGCAAAATGGTTAACGTTTCTTCTTCTTGCGGCAGCGGTAAATGCCGCAGCGCAAACCGATTCCCTCGCCTTTGCGCAGGCCCGGTGGACGGTGCAACCGCTGGCAAAGGGCATTGAATGGAAAACGGTCTACTTCGAAAAAGGTTCCCTGTTCGGTGCGGCCGAAAACATCAACCTCATTGAAATCTCGCCGAAGCAAAAAGGGTACAAGCTGCACGTGGTGCATTCCGATTCGCTGGAGCCGACGTCTGTCCTGGCGATGCGCAGCAGGGCGCTGGCCGCCGTCAACGGTTCGTTTTTTAAAATGCGTGGACTCGATCCTGACGAATCGAAAAAGGTAGCCGGCAAAGCGCCGCTGGAACGCTCCCTACTCGGCTATAACCGCTCGGTGGTTTACTTGCGCGAAGGCGACAGCGTGATTGCCGAAAACAAGGAAAAGGACAATGCCCGCAAACGCCACAACCAAGGCTCCGTCGTCATCCGTAAAAGGGCGGTTTCGTTGGTGAAAGATTCAGCCGACATAAACTGGGAGCACCAATTGAGGGGCGAGGATGTGATGTCCACCGGCCCGGTGCTGATAGTGAACGGGCAGGACCAACTGCTTACCAAAGATGCCTTTACCACCGACCGCCACCCGCGAACCGCGATTGGTAAACGGCGCGACGGAACGTTGGTGCTGCTGGTGGTGGACGGAAGGGCCGCCGAATCGGCGGGGGCGAGCCTCCCCGAACTGCAGGCCGTTTTTCGCTGGCTGCGCTGCACGGAGGCCATCAATCTTGACGGCGGCGGCTCTACAACGATGTACATCAAAGGCCAGCCCTTTAACGGTGTGGTAAATTATCCCACCGACAATAAAAAATGGGATCACGAAGGCGAACGGGAGGTAGCGAATGCGTTGGTGATTGTGGCGCGGTAA